Below is a window of Pochonia chlamydosporia 170 chromosome 7, whole genome shotgun sequence DNA.
agaagaggaagagcgaGCTAGAAGGAAGAGGCTGGGTCTTCCGGAGCTGGtgaaaaagaaggaggaagaggagggggaTGcggttgacgacgatgacatTCCGGAGGACGAATTGAGAGAGAAGCTGAGAGAGCTGGGACACCCGGTTATGTTGTTTGGAGAGTCGCACGGCGCAAAGTTAAGGCGGTATAGGAAGTTGACGACAGTGATGAGTAGTGGTCCTATACCTACGAcgttggagttggtggaggagaaggacatgaAGGTTGGTGGGACGGTGCCCGTGGAGAAGGGCGAGAGGAAGTGGCTGTTTAGACAGCTCGCGAGTTATTTTACCATGGTCCTTACGGAGTATCAGAGGGCtatggaggaggagaagagtGAGACGAGTGCCGGGAAGACGGCGTATAGTGCCATGGTGCAGACAAGAGACAATTTGAAGCCGGTACGTGGAAATGCTTCCCACCCTTTAACACCACAGCTGCAAGTTACCAGGCAGGTGGTAGACTGTCAGTATGCTCACGCACACGCAGCTGTTTCGCAAATTCGAATCCAACGATGTGGACGACTCCCTTCTTGAACCGGTAGTGCAAATCGTGAAAGCGCTCCAAGAAAGGCGGTATGTCGACGCCAACGATGACTACCTGCGTTTGAGTATTGGCAAAGCCGCCTGGCCGATTGGTGTGACCATGGTTGGTATCCACGAGAGAAGTGCTCGCGAGAAACTTCATGACGGCGAAAAGGGCCACGTCATGGGTGATGAGGTTACGCGCAAGATTTTACAGAGCATCAAGCGGTGTCTTACTTTTGCCCAGGTGAGGTGGCCGCCGACAGATTTGAGGCAGTTGATGGGTTAGACTCTGCGGGCGGAGATGGACAACAAGGAACAAACAGTACATGGGTaacaaaggcgtcactgaTCGGTGGCATTATCCAGGTATGGACGCATATGTACCACCTCTATTGTTGGGACAGGCGGCGTAGATGAGGCTGGTAACATGGTTCCTTGGAGGAAGAATTTTGTGTAGATTTGCAAGACAGACAGCACACATCACAAGGATAGAAACGTGACATGATACCCATGAAGTGGACTATactcaactacctaggtGGCAGGCTGTCGTTCATCATCCGTGTCTGCATATGATATATTCGTCGTGTAGTaatggatgcagatgcaatCGCAGCAGAAGCAGTGATGGTCCCTCGTCATTCCACTGATGCAAAGGGGGGAGAAACAAAGTAAATGAATATCAAAACACAAAGTCATTGTTTCGTCGTTATGCATCAGCTTCCGTGGAACAGTCGTCGTGCCGTCATAGCCGCTCCTTCAGATGGGTTACCCATGCCCGGCACTGAGCACAGCCACAAAGGGAGGAATCTTGTTTCAGGGCAAGATTCCCGTGTTTGCATCAACTGGACCGGTGTGGACCAACCCAGATTGGTCTGCTTCAGTGAACAAACCTTTTGGAGGGACTGTCAACCAAGAACAGAACCTTGATAACTGTGCGGTTGGATATTATGGCCATTCAGGTGTCCAGTCAGCCTTCCATTTCCAGCCCAGTCCCCTGAAAAGGTGGTTGTCTGCTGTCATCATACCATGCCTCGTCCAAACCCGATCCGCTGGGAAGGCCAGGGGTCGCTTTCTTCccaccaaccacatccaGTCCAGTAGCAGCAAGGCTGATGCGACGCAATCGTTCCTTAGCTTCCCGCTCGTAGCTCTGGGCAACTTGAAGGGCTTCCTTTTGCATGACAGCTCGGGCATCAGGGCGGACGGCAACTAGAAGCTACAGCAACTGATTAGTATAATGCCGATAGTTTTAAAGGCCCGCTCAAACGCCACAGGGCGGAGTGTGGTATACCTTATTCTTTGCATCGATTCGTGCTTTCAATGCATTTTGGCGTATCATTTCTACCAGTTCGGAACCAATAGATGTTCCTGGCTGAGCAAAGGCTGCGTCGAGACATTCCAAGGTAACGCAAGAGAAGGGGACAAAGTATTGGACAATACATTTGGTACGTATTTTGGAGTAGATGGCAGGGACGTGGTTCTGGAGGTAAATGTCGAGCAGATAATCTGCTCGGGAACCTTCTAATATGGAGAGACAGCTCGAGTATCGACTATTGACGAACAGGCTGATCGCCTTTCGAATATGTGGCTCGTGTTCGAGAAATGTGCGGAACGTCTGATTCTCCAAGACATTTTGTTGAAGTTCCTTCCGATCCATGGTGGCTAGGGCTAGGAGACCACCATAAACGGCGACATCATTTGGACTGGCGATGTGATTATATTCGGTTGGGGACACGGTGAAATCGGTTCTCAGAAACTGCTTTGCTGCGTCCTCGAAACGCTCCAGCCCTAACAAGGCGATCCCAGAGGCGATCCTGGTATATGCTTGAAGTGACTTTTCGTCGTCACCGTTTTGCACGGATGTGATCTTGCCAATGTTGTTCAAGACCATGGCGTAGTCCCGACGGTGGAGCGACACGTTGGCAAGATGCATGCCACAGTCGATGATatgcttggtggtgctgaCATCTTGTCGCATCCTTGTATAGGCGTCGGTGGCTTCAGACAGCTTTCCAATGCTTTCAAAGTGTTTGCCGAGGTCCTCGTTACCCATCTGTATGGTTTACAATTAGAAACCTTATTTCCGTTGGTCATGACGTGGTAGACTGGCCGAGAGCTCGGAAAGGAAAGGTGCACAGTGGGCAGGGCACTGGATGGGAAGTTCTCACCCGAATGCTCTCTTTAATGAGATTATTTCTGTATCCTTTTAGTTCGCCCTCCAGCCTCGCCGTCTCGGCCTTGTTTGCCATCTCGGTCTGCTCTATCCATGCATCGTCTCTTTGCGCTTCGGGGTCATTTGGGGCAACATTCCGAACAGCATCCCAGGCATCCCGGTAACGGTTGACATCGTTCCCTGTTTTGGCTTCATTAACGGCAGCTTTCAGAGCTTCAACACAAAGTGGTGCAGAGCTTTGTCCGATTAAAAACAGGCGATCGAATCGAGTACGGCCTTGTGCGCCCAAAGGTCAGTGTACTATTTCACTCTTGAATATGACTTGGCTGCGAAGAACGATAGTTGGGGTATCGTACCGACATAATTTTGGAGATAGAGGTCGAGATCGAGCTTCGGTAATTCTGGTACAAAAGATTTGCTGTTAGCCATTTTGATCATGAAAGAATGGATGCTCAAACGAGCGGAGTGGTGGGGAGGGGAGCTCTGAATACCATTGACTACAACGCCTCCCAAGTTGCTCTGCTTGGTCATGAAGCTGAGAACCGCGTCCGAAGCTGCCATGACGACCGAGGAAGCCAGCTTTAATGCCAGACAAGCTTGATGTGTCTCCGATCTTGAAGGGTGACAAGGTTGACGTTGGGCCAACAAGGCGTGTGAAGTTGACTGCTGAGTGGTGAATGCTGCCTTGCAGCTGTTTGGTGCAGTGACGAACCAGGTTGGACTGGTGGACCCAGCTGAACCATCAAATGTTTGGTCAATGCGTGTTCACGCTCATTTGATGTCATATGgcgggaacattgaaggaggGGCAGCGTCTGGCTGGGCCGTTGAAGCACTGTCTGGTGCAGGTTCCAGCCTCAGGGTGGGTGAAAGGACTTGCACTGTGGACTCAGCGGGGCCACAGCAGGCAATAATGTTGGCTGGCCTCAAGAATCAAGACCCCAAGTTCAGGTCAAATTATTACACCAGTGTAATAATTTGGACCTGACATAGCCCAAACACACGAAAGCATGTGACTATAGCAATTGCTTAATTCGTACCTGGTTGACGAAATGGGTATTTGTTTTGGGGATCGTCCTGATGCAGCagtcaccagaccagacatgtccGTGCCAATCCACATAGAGCCATATCCAAActctttcaatgttctagtcaatgttggcaaaaaCGACGCCCCAAAGTATTTGCAAGTCAAGCATACGGACAGGCGTATCCAATCTTCGCTTCGCTTCGCCCCCGTCGACAATACCGAGAGCTATCGGTAAATTTAGACATAAGTTCGGCTCGTTTGCTATATAAACTgtggtggctgtggcgagCCGCATTACGCTGAGCCTCCAGATGTCCGTCCTTCTTTACCACAAAGTTTAACCTAACCTCAAGGACGAGGGAGACTGTTTTTTTGGGCTCACCTCACTCTCACTTGATGTTCTTGATGTTCGTACATCGTACCCGTACGTGGTGAAACGGTACCGATATTCGTCTacttacctacctaggtagtcaagACGGCTGCCTATCTCGCTCGAGAGTGAGTAAACTGCACAACTGCTTTATCTGCCCCCTTACTAAATAACTAGGTGCTGAGTCTATACCTGGCAAGCGTAGTCAAATATTCTGTAAGCCAGAGAATAGTATCCATACCCTCGTCCTGTGTGTCTGGACCCCAACTTTTCGGCTCTGTAGTGCGAATGCAGGGATACCTCCCACACCTTCTCTTCGATCCAGCTTGGCGATCTGCGACAAAAGGGGCATACTTAAGTACCACGCGTGTTTGGATGTACATGCCCAGAACGACACAGCCCTCGTCCTGATGGGCTAAAACTTGTCCCGTCGCCAGGTACAGTAGACTGCCAAAAATGAGACATCGTTTCTTCTCAAGACTTTCTGGCCCTTAGTTTCGGATATTTGCCGGAATCATTCCAGAGAATTTACCTGCAAGACAGAGAAAGTCTGTAAAGGCATGGCCTTGTGGTACCAAAATTCTCTTCTACATCTCAGAAGTGTGGGAAAAAGCCCTCGGGGATCGTATTCCATGTCGTTTGCCCTACATTAGTATGATGACAGTAGCTGCGGTACGAAAAGAGAAGCAATACTGtcaccacaaccaaccaGGTAATGACAGATGTGAAGACAGGGGGATGGGTTCTTCCTGCATCGGTAAACAGACCGGAGCTCGCCAAACAACTGTGAAAGACAAGACTCGTGGTGCGGAACGGCATCTACCCACTCATGCTCTAGCTCATGTTACTCGTCTGGTTGCTTGAACATTGGAGTATCAGCACGGAGTTCGCAGCCTCCAGGGTCAACATCAAATTAGATAGCAGCAGACTTCTGAGGCTTCCTATTTTGGCAAGTCCCTAGGACTACGCCACGCTCAGCGATAGGGACAAAGGGGAACGTGCCAGGTCGCTAGTTGGGCCAGACCCGTCCTCTCGGCTCATACGGCATCGTAGCTTGGTTTGGAAGTGGGCGGCATGTCACAGCCTTTCCTTGTTGAGCGGGGGGCATATCAGATAATCCTGCGTTGCTGTTGGTCCGTTGCGTGGCCTCGTACTCCGATACAGATACCTGAATTGACTTTGAGGATAAATCTCGAAGGGTAGCCATGAGGCAGTGCAAAAAAACCGAGACAGAAATGACCAGTGACAAGATCGAACAGTGTGAAGACTGTCGCACTTGGAACGGTGAGGCGCTGATGCCTGACCAGTCGGGAGGAAAGTGCCGCATTGAACATGGCTGTAAGGGTTATTTGATGTTTATCCTAGATCGAAGCCCTGATCGCTGTGATCCTAGTGTATTGTCTTGGTCGTATGGTTCACCCAGATTCCTAATTTATTACCATGCTAGAAATGCGAACACCGGCCTCTGGATGGCTCTAATAAGTAATAAACCTGCTAGCTTTGGTCATCAATGTAGCTAAAGTCTCCCCCAATATACATACTGCCAATTGAGCCTCTCCCCAAAAAATGCCCTGGGAATTCTGAAGCCAATATGTCGACAATATGCATGCTTCTAGCACGAGTCTTGGCGCGGATGCGAAGTGATGTAATGCACCAAGTTCGATCGGAATTTCTTGCCGGTGGTCGCACACTGGAGCAATGTAGGTCCATATCTCGCTTGGTGAGGTTCTCCATTAAACAGCAATCTGTTCCATCAGTTGACGATGTCAGACGTCCAAAGCGGCGCCGTTGATAATGAGGCCGGGGCTTTCACCCGCCAAACCGTAAAGAACCTTAACACAAAACTCAAATAGAATAAATACCTCTGTTCTCTTTGCATTGAACTCTCATAATGCCGCCACAACATCCACGCAACAGACTCTTCTCACGAGGCTTGACTCACAGCTGCTCTTCCAGGCCTAGTTAATTGGCCTTGCAGGTGCCCATGCTAGGCCCAGGACTGTCACCGACCGCTCAGAACtacttgacaccagactcaacacTCAATGGTGGCAGTGGCTTCTTCGTTTCTTTGCATCGGCTGCCGTCTCAGCAGAACGAGGCGGTAGTTCGCTTGTCAATGTATCTCGCGACACGGAGCATCAATTCCTGTGTAGTAGCCAGCAAGCACTCGATTTCTCTGTCTGGTAGAAGAGGGGATACCGACTGACGGAAAGAACTCGCAAATTCGGCCATACTCTTCGCCATGTTCCTCTCGGGCCCCCAAAAAGCCTTTTGCCACTCGGAGCCAGATCCACCGAGTAATACGGAGTGTGTGGACATGGAATCAGCTTCTGCGCCAAACAACCCTAGTGACCCGTGTTAGCCGGTAAAGGGGCACTGGGACGTTTGGGCCTTGTCCCGGCAAAGCTACGGTGGTGGCTTTTGGGAGGTTTCTGATGCTGAGTGGTTTGACGCCACACAATCGGCCAAGCCTTGGATCTTGCAAACCCCCAGGATGAATGCGCCATTCCAATCTTTACTGCCCAATTTTATTCCCGGCCGTTAGTGGTACTTGCCTGTAATTCCGGTCGATGTCAGTAAAATTGAATACGGGACTAGTTATTCGTGGGTTAAAGGTGACGTAACCGCAGTGTATGTAAGCCATACAATGCGCTTGCGTCAGCGCCTATGAGTTGAAAGCTTCAGACTGCTTGCTGTTAAATGCCCCAGTGCTTGTTGTCGCGCTTGTTTGATGCGATAACAAGTGGCTAAATCAAATCGTCGGCCTGGGCCGTCTGGGccttgacatggatgacCCTCGACTTCTTTTCTGGGTatggagttggaggttgCTCCATACATCGTCTTCCTGTGACAGCCTTCCATTCCAGTCACCAGGTGGCCTGGGAAGATAGCGTCCGATTTGAAGCCATAGGCTACTAAGACATGGGAAACCTGGCCCTGTCATCCCAGAAGCGATCGTATGGTCAGCGTTAATAGATGCTAAAGTCACTCCTCGGTGATGTGTTACTGCCATGTTGCATAACAAGCACAATTCAATTATGCCGTTCCAACAAaaacaacatcttcagctcTAATTTGAGCTGGTGATTGAGCAGATGTATGACCAGACGAGCCATTCATAGAGAGCTTCATGCCGACATATTGTATCTGGTTGGGTTACGTTAGATGCACCGGATTGGGTTTTCTGTCAATATTCGAATCGTTAGGTAGTTAGACAAGTGAAAATAGGTATGGGCCAAAATTATCAACACTCGGCATCTTCCAACGGGACATGTTTTGCTGTCGATTCAGTACACTTGACACTTTATTCCCGGCCTGGAGCACCATACCACCGGATTTTGAAGTTGGGAGCCCCATGCCATGCAATCACATAGGCACCTGGCTGTGTTGGACACGGCTCTCTTTGTGTCATCCAGGGAGGTATACAACCCTTAGCGATAGGCACTGAAGCGCCGTTTTTGCATCGTATCGCTCATTGTTTGGCGTGTCTGAATAGTGACTAAGTGAATCTGATATTGCGCACGGCCTCCGTCTTGCAAGCCTTCCTCGACCATGAGTTGTGTCGCAGTTTGTTTAGTCTTCCAGAGACTGCATTTTGGAAATTCAGGCCCTAAATCCACGAACCATCTGATATCGTGTGCAACATGTGGGCCACCTCGAAAGAGGGCATTGTGGTGTTGCCAGAAGAAGCTGTACTCTTGTAATAGCGTCGAGAGCATGGCCCCAGAAACAGCGCCAATCTGAGTTCAGCAAGGAAAGAGTTCAAGTCCACGTCAGAGTAGGGTGATTTCTTTCCCCGAAACTTTTCCATTTCCCGAAGTTCAACATGCCTTTGGGGTCCTCGTGCCGGGGTATTGGGTCATGattctccattctccagACCAATGGGTTCTGGTCTTGTATAGTGCGTGCCTACCTTGGAACAATCCAGTTTGGTTTGTTCCGGTGGATGGTGTGGAAGTTGAAAGACCTGGGTCCCGGTCATAGCTAATAGGGTGTTTaccttctcatcctcacccaGGACATTTATTCTTTTGGTAGATGGTGAGCTATTGCGTGACGTAAAGCCATTCTGAGGCTGGCAATCATACTCCTTGATCGCGACCGACGTAGACTATTCTGCTCATATTGCATTGTGGTAAGTAGCCTGACAAGCAGGCTTCTCAATGACACCGCTGTTCCCATTTGGCGAGCCCTTTGGCGAGGAGGGTTGTATTCCCAGTGTGTGGCTCATTGGCCGCTTCTTGTAGGAAGCCCCCCAAGTAaatgcagtctggtacttgTTGCTCACGCAAGTTGCCTCTCTTGCTGCATCCCACTTCACGGTGGCCCCGCTCGGTCCCGTTATTACCGCCAGGCACTACGGCATGGTGGTGTAGGGATGTGGATATGGTGGCACGGAGTCCTCCGTTTCTCTCGCCAACAGAAAGACTTTTGTCTCGCACCCAGCAAGTTCTCTCGGATGGCATGAGTGGGTAGTCGTACGTGGACAGCTTTGGACTCCTTGTTTGGACTCGAGGGCCTTAAACAGGGCGATGGATGCAGACAatacgtacctaggtagtttgtTGCCTGTGCCCTCTGCCGTTGACCTCGTCTGCTGCCGTGTCTGCTGTTCCTATGAGCCACAGTGTGTTGTGTATTCGAATTGAACCATGTGGAGTCAAAGACGCTCTCCGATCACTTGGGCTCGACCTCATCATTCACAGCTCGCTTCTCTTTTCACGGGTGTTGGTGAAAGGCCGCCGCTGGTGTCATGTTTGACTGGTCGTATCTCCTTCAGCCGTAGGTGTGTGCGTCGGCGCGGAAAGTCCGGTTTGCCGTCAGAGAACTTTTGTGGCAGAACAGGCACTGATAGTTTTGAAGCCGATTGTGTTTGTAATTGCACTGTGGACTAGATCCGTTGCTCGgagaggtcaactggtgcaaCGGTGATATGGAAACGGGCAACGGTCACCGGTGCTTTCCAACGTCGAGGGGTGATAATTGaccagaacattgaatcttTGAAAGGCTGGCAGCTGCTCACTCCATTCACGTCTGATCCCACATGCAATCATTAGTCGGGAATGTGGTCGCTGTCTGCTGGCACATGGGGGGGGATCGCTCCTGCCGCCGCCAGGCCAGTTGCTGCTTTCCGCCAATTccccccagtgccatctTCACCTCCATGCCGCCCTATTCTCTGGTTGAGCAGGCAGGTACATGTACGCCCCCGATGCACCACCCAGGCGCAGTCCaggtttcaatgttccgaTGGCTGCCCCCAGCCCGGCCAGGCCCCAGAGGCCCATCTCAGTGGCTCAGAGGTCAGTCGCCCACATGCACTGGCTGGTGAGtccctccagtccagtctggtcaacgGTCCGTCAACGGTCTTGTGGCTCCATATCCAGGGCCCGTTTGATTcgatgtctggtctagtGCCTCCATGTCTTCCCAACGCACCCACCAGcagagaccagttgacgctgCTTGATCtctcccagccagccaaccagTCTCTGGTTTATCTCCCCAGCCTGTCCCGACTGTCCCTGTCCCCTGTCCCTACAgtctctctgcctctgcctctgtcTCTAGTTCCTCCAGTCTGCTTGGCTTTCTCACCCTTCCCACAACTTGATCCCAATCGCCATTCTTCATATCGCCCGTTTCCAATATTGAGCATCGAGGCTCTTTGCGCCCGTCTGATGGCCTAGATTGCCAGACACCGGGGCAATTGGGATACGCGCTGCCCTCGGCTTCGCACCCCGGATCTGCATCTACATCCGCATCtgcattgtcgtcgtcgtcgtcgtcgctctTCGCTCGTCGTCCTCACCCCTCAGTGCAGACCACTGTCGACCAGACCCGACCACATCCTGCGACTCCCCCTACCTCGACTGCATCACTCTGCTATAGGCCATCCTTTCGACTGTGCTACACCTTGGCTTTCGACTTTCTACTCTGCGAATGACCCATTTTGTTTGTCTTATACTAGACTCTTGCGCATGATTGCTTAACCTGATTCTCACATCCCATCCGAGGGCCGCAGCTTTCAACGCCCGCGACCCCATATCCGACGCCCTGCTCTCCAAC
It encodes the following:
- a CDS encoding potassium channel regulatory factor (similar to Metarhizium robertsii ARSEF 23 XP_007825133.1) — its product is MDFASLMNKELSKAKTPADSSKKYLKRSEIEEERKKAYLAEQKAAEEERQAKAAAKRKREEEAAAENAAREEKRRKLAEESKKLREEKEEEEERARRKRLGLPELVKKKEEEEGDAVDDDDIPEDELREKLRELGHPVMLFGESHGAKLRRYRKLTTVMSSGPIPTTLELVEEKDMKVGGTVPVEKGERKWLFRQLASYFTMVLTEYQRAMEEEKSETSAGKTAYSAMVQTRDNLKPLFRKFESNDVDDSLLEPVVQIVKALQERRYVDANDDYLRLSIGKAAWPIGVTMVGIHERSAREKLHDGEKGHVMGDEVTRKILQSIKRCLTFAQVRWPPTDLRQLMG
- a CDS encoding COP9 signalosome subunit 1 (similar to Cordyceps militaris CM01 XP_006666819.1), giving the protein MAASDAVLSFMTKQSNLGGVVVNGIQSSPPHHSARLSIHSFMIKMANSKSFVPELPKLDLDLYLQNYVGRTRFDRLFLIGQSSAPLCVEALKAAVNEAKTGNDVNRYRDAWDAVRNVAPNDPEAQRDDAWIEQTEMANKAETARLEGELKGYRNNLIKESIRMGNEDLGKHFESIGKLSEATDAYTRMRQDVSTTKHIIDCGMHLANVSLHRRDYAMVLNNIGKITSVQNGDDEKSLQAYTRIASGIALLGLERFEDAAKQFLRTDFTVSPTEYNHIASPNDVAVYGGLLALATMDRKELQQNVLENQTFRTFLEHEPHIRKAISLFVNSRYSSCLSILEGSRADYLLDIYLQNHVPAIYSKIRTKCIVQYFVPFSCVTLECLDAAFAQPGTSIGSELVEMIRQNALKARIDAKNKLLVAVRPDARAVMQKEALQVAQSYEREAKERLRRISLAATGLDVVGGKKATPGLPSGSGLDEAWYDDSRQPPFQGTGLEMEG